In Pseudobacteroides sp., one DNA window encodes the following:
- a CDS encoding response regulator has protein sequence MNFLRNISVKIRLTAILIVWIITFICVGIFAIVQMENISSVTKSIYTDPMQVSNAAIEARVDIIKIQRDMRALLILTNKDQVLKSLHNIAPLDERVMGSFDIINTHSETPETINLEKEARQIFQDWIKGREDAINLLLGGNLIKATDVVLGFNSRYVIKLENILVKIDANSRKMADILIKEADGVESTQKNALIILITSMTIVFIFFFILITNSILKPITMLTAAMDNSANTGNLSTVQLNGKNEIVDMTKYYNVLVCKLKDMFWVKDSQNVLSQELSGCKTLDELTQKAVNFISEIADAGKGVLYTYNSDNNMLYLKSSYAFTQQDKLHEKIAIGEGIIGQAALQKKPIFLNNINKKETYISTGIIDEAPLNTYTIPLIYEDQLYGVVSLASFEHFNKAKLEVLDCCSNIIAVNLYSSFQTQTIKDLLYISEKTQEEVRESAEELREANLLLQQQQELLQQQTEELQQTNTELEEQQQLLQQQSEELQQTNTQLEEQQQQLEEQARVLNIQNKQLEETGRELKKRSEELENSNRYKSEFLANMSHELRTPLNSIILLSKLLLNKAKSKLVEGDKEKIDIINNAGQELLRLINDILDLSKIEAGRMTVDVQEFDSGFLISETKRMFEGLTSEKGLNLVMEDMVNNRLCGDVHKISQILRNLISNAIKFTNYGYITLNIARDGVDSAGVVFTVKDTGIGIAPQQQAVIFEEFQQGDGSISRKYGGTGLGLSISKKLAELLGGKIKVRSELGHGSEFSLYIPNLIPDNPGIHTSSLAHYWAAEKETAAGSLDVRSQDKSDNAVLVIEDDLIFAEYLKDIIQGMGFNSIIAANGKDGLQLAKQHRPKGILLDLGLPDISGIDVLRELKSTIELREIPVHVISVWEKNFKPQRMGAVGFKQKPIEESQIVKLISQMIDFSEKDPKQLLLIEDNPVQQEAIKEIIGNGDIVIKAVDTQIAAQNEILKGSYDVIVLDLALKEGNGLNVCKFIGEKKIEIPLIVYTGRELSLEEEKEIRTYADSIIIKTANSEERLLDEVTLFLHKVKRYKKDEYYINSKTKEDYSLNLQGKTIMIVDDDPRNVYVLASALEQYGANVLEAGNGKDALEKLKDNKIDLVLMDIMMPEMDGYETIIAIRKTDLIKEIPIIAITAKSLKSDKDKCIEAGANDYISKPVDYDTLVRLVKVWSNKK, from the coding sequence ATGAATTTTTTAAGAAATATCAGCGTAAAGATAAGACTTACAGCTATTCTTATAGTATGGATTATCACTTTTATATGTGTGGGCATATTTGCAATTGTTCAAATGGAAAATATCTCTTCTGTAACCAAGTCTATTTATACCGATCCGATGCAAGTATCAAACGCAGCTATTGAGGCACGTGTAGATATAATAAAAATACAGAGGGACATGAGAGCTTTATTAATATTAACTAACAAAGACCAGGTGCTAAAAAGTTTACATAATATCGCACCACTTGACGAAAGAGTTATGGGCAGTTTTGACATTATTAATACACATTCTGAAACACCGGAAACTATAAACCTTGAAAAGGAAGCAAGGCAAATATTTCAGGATTGGATTAAAGGCAGGGAAGATGCAATAAACCTTTTATTAGGCGGGAATTTAATAAAAGCAACCGATGTGGTTTTGGGTTTTAACTCCAGGTACGTGATTAAATTAGAAAATATACTTGTCAAGATTGATGCAAATTCAAGAAAAATGGCTGATATTTTAATTAAAGAGGCTGATGGAGTGGAATCAACTCAAAAAAATGCTCTTATCATATTAATAACAAGTATGACCATAGTATTTATATTTTTCTTTATTCTAATTACAAACAGTATTCTAAAGCCTATTACCATGTTGACAGCAGCTATGGACAACAGTGCAAACACAGGTAATCTATCCACAGTGCAATTAAATGGTAAAAATGAAATCGTAGATATGACAAAATATTATAATGTATTAGTGTGTAAGCTGAAAGACATGTTCTGGGTTAAGGATTCCCAGAATGTATTAAGCCAGGAACTCTCGGGATGCAAAACCCTCGACGAGCTTACACAAAAAGCTGTAAATTTCATTTCAGAGATTGCAGATGCGGGAAAAGGGGTTTTATATACATACAACAGCGACAACAATATGCTGTACCTAAAGTCTTCCTACGCATTTACCCAACAGGACAAGCTACATGAAAAAATTGCAATAGGGGAAGGAATTATCGGCCAGGCTGCACTTCAAAAAAAGCCCATATTCCTTAATAACATCAACAAAAAAGAAACTTACATATCCACGGGAATAATAGACGAAGCACCATTAAACACATATACCATACCATTGATTTATGAAGATCAACTTTACGGTGTTGTTTCACTAGCTTCATTTGAGCACTTCAATAAAGCAAAACTTGAGGTCTTGGATTGCTGCAGTAATATTATAGCTGTCAACTTATACTCATCTTTCCAAACCCAAACCATTAAGGATTTACTTTACATTTCAGAAAAAACACAGGAAGAAGTGCGAGAATCAGCTGAAGAGCTCAGAGAAGCTAACTTATTACTGCAGCAGCAGCAGGAGCTTTTACAGCAGCAAACAGAAGAACTGCAACAAACGAATACCGAACTTGAAGAACAGCAGCAGCTTCTTCAACAGCAAAGTGAAGAACTCCAGCAAACCAATACACAGCTCGAAGAACAGCAGCAGCAGCTTGAGGAACAAGCAAGAGTTTTAAATATACAGAACAAGCAGCTTGAAGAAACAGGCAGAGAACTTAAAAAGAGGTCTGAGGAACTTGAAAACTCCAATAGGTATAAATCAGAATTCCTTGCTAACATGTCCCATGAATTAAGGACTCCATTGAACTCAATTATCCTCCTTTCCAAGTTATTGCTAAACAAAGCAAAAAGCAAGCTTGTAGAAGGCGATAAAGAAAAAATCGATATAATAAACAACGCAGGACAAGAACTTCTGCGTCTTATAAATGACATTTTAGATCTTTCCAAGATAGAGGCAGGGCGTATGACTGTCGATGTACAGGAATTTGATTCCGGTTTCTTGATCAGTGAAACCAAACGAATGTTCGAAGGACTGACAAGTGAAAAAGGACTAAATTTGGTTATGGAGGACATGGTAAACAATCGCCTGTGCGGTGATGTTCATAAAATATCACAAATATTAAGGAACCTTATATCAAATGCTATAAAGTTTACCAATTATGGTTATATAACTCTTAATATTGCAAGGGATGGCGTTGATTCAGCGGGAGTCGTATTCACAGTAAAGGATACAGGCATTGGAATTGCACCCCAACAACAGGCAGTAATATTTGAGGAGTTTCAACAGGGTGACGGTTCCATATCAAGGAAATACGGCGGAACCGGCTTAGGATTATCTATATCCAAAAAGCTAGCCGAGTTATTGGGCGGAAAAATAAAAGTTAGAAGTGAATTGGGCCACGGAAGTGAATTTTCACTATATATTCCAAACCTTATTCCAGATAATCCAGGAATCCATACTTCATCACTAGCTCACTACTGGGCTGCAGAAAAGGAAACTGCTGCCGGTAGTCTTGATGTTAGGTCACAAGACAAATCCGATAATGCAGTGTTAGTTATAGAGGATGACTTAATCTTTGCAGAGTACTTGAAAGATATTATTCAAGGTATGGGGTTCAATTCTATTATAGCAGCCAATGGAAAAGACGGTTTGCAGCTGGCAAAACAACACAGGCCTAAAGGTATTCTATTGGATTTAGGTTTGCCCGATATAAGCGGTATTGATGTACTGAGAGAACTGAAAAGTACTATCGAGCTAAGGGAAATTCCTGTACATGTTATTTCCGTTTGGGAGAAGAATTTTAAGCCACAAAGAATGGGGGCAGTAGGTTTTAAGCAAAAACCAATCGAAGAGTCCCAAATTGTCAAGCTGATTTCCCAAATGATAGATTTCTCAGAAAAGGACCCTAAGCAATTACTTCTGATTGAGGATAACCCTGTACAACAGGAAGCCATAAAAGAGATAATCGGAAATGGAGATATTGTTATAAAAGCTGTTGATACTCAAATAGCTGCTCAGAATGAAATATTAAAAGGCAGTTATGATGTAATAGTATTGGATTTGGCACTGAAAGAAGGAAACGGGCTTAATGTCTGCAAATTCATCGGTGAAAAAAAGATAGAAATACCCCTCATTGTTTATACGGGAAGAGAACTGTCTCTTGAGGAAGAAAAGGAAATACGGACTTATGCCGACAGCATCATAATAAAAACTGCTAACTCCGAAGAAAGACTGCTTGATGAAGTTACTCTATTTTTGCATAAGGTAAAAAGGTATAAGAAAGACGAGTATTACATTAATTCAAAAACCAAGGAAGATTATTCTCTAAATCTTCAAGGAAAAACAATAATGATTGTGGATGATGACCCAAGAAATGTTTATGTTTTGGCATCCGCACTGGAACAGTATGGAGCTAATGTTTTAGAGGCAGGAAATGGAAAAGATGCATTGGAGAAGCTTAAGGATAACAAAATAGACCTTGTATTAATGGATATTATGATGCCGGAAATGGATGGCTATGAAACTATCATTGCTATTCGGAAGACCGATTTAATTAAGGAAATTCCAATTATCGCTATTACAGCTAAGTCACTAAAGAGCGATAAAGATAAATGCATTGAGGCCGGAGCTAATGATTATATCTCAAAGCCGGTAGATTACGATACATTAGTCCGATTAGTGAAGGTTTGGAGCAATAAGAAATAG
- a CDS encoding protein-glutamate O-methyltransferase CheR, whose amino-acid sequence MDLNIHYIQNSYIKNISVIGEIETKEDTERLLRELEASNILEFNITFIGANTLNTRIVEKISYLRKILKCKIYVLKRFLYLYLQDLGIKCEYVLKKSLHAKLNNKTPISELRSLDTDMVNRFLENIRLKFGYDYTGYQIDSVIRRINITMLRENISCFEQFEAAVLKEPEIFEQLFLDLSINTTGFFRDPDVFLMLRNRILTYLCSYSHIKIWCVGCSSGKEPYSLAILLYELGLLNKTYIYATDINPYIIEEAKNGLFSTSNIDKDILNYQKSGGTRNFVDYFDLNDSYMKIKSHLQKNILFFQHSVIGNGILNEFQLILCRNVLIYLTPQTQEKVLFTLSKSLDFTGFLVLGKSEGMLLNGGHSFFVNYLAKEKIYRLKQSI is encoded by the coding sequence ATGGATTTAAATATACATTATATTCAAAATAGTTATATTAAAAATATCTCCGTTATTGGGGAAATTGAGACAAAAGAGGATACTGAAAGACTATTAAGGGAACTTGAGGCTTCAAATATTTTAGAATTTAATATCACATTTATTGGAGCAAATACGCTTAATACGAGAATTGTTGAAAAAATCAGCTACTTACGAAAAATATTAAAGTGCAAGATATATGTTTTAAAGCGTTTTCTCTACTTATACCTGCAGGATCTTGGTATAAAATGTGAATACGTATTAAAAAAATCATTACACGCTAAATTAAATAATAAAACACCAATATCTGAGTTAAGAAGCTTGGATACCGATATGGTAAACCGTTTCCTGGAAAATATCCGTTTAAAATTCGGGTATGACTATACCGGCTACCAGATTGATAGTGTAATAAGAAGGATTAATATCACTATGCTTAGAGAAAACATATCATGTTTTGAACAATTTGAGGCAGCTGTATTGAAAGAACCAGAAATATTCGAACAGCTTTTTCTTGATTTATCCATAAATACAACAGGATTTTTCAGAGATCCTGATGTTTTTCTCATGCTAAGGAATAGAATATTGACTTATCTTTGTTCATATTCTCATATAAAAATCTGGTGTGTTGGCTGCTCAAGCGGCAAGGAGCCTTACTCCCTTGCGATTTTACTTTATGAACTGGGATTGCTAAACAAAACATATATTTACGCGACTGATATAAATCCGTACATAATAGAGGAAGCAAAAAATGGATTATTTTCAACAAGTAATATAGATAAAGATATTCTCAATTACCAAAAATCCGGCGGTACAAGAAACTTTGTTGACTATTTTGATCTGAATGATTCGTACATGAAGATCAAAAGTCACTTGCAAAAGAATATCCTATTTTTTCAGCATAGTGTTATTGGGAATGGTATTCTTAACGAATTTCAATTGATTTTGTGTAGAAACGTTCTTATATATTTAACGCCTCAAACACAGGAAAAAGTACTTTTTACGCTTTCCAAATCCCTTGATTTCACCGGTTTTTTGGTACTTGGAAAAAGTGAAGGAATGCTCTTGAATGGAGGTCATTCATTTTTCGTAAATTATCTTGCCAAAGAGAAAATTTATAGGTTAAAGCAAAGTATTTGA
- a CDS encoding endonuclease MutS2, producing the protein MNNKMYETLEFNKVLGILEEYALCERVKSKIRNLEPYLSESEVKRHLNETTEAKLIMEHYGTPPLSAMNDLDKFLVLADKGTLLMPEQLSNIAQFFASCRRLKAYLKKAEGSFTAVASYGKSIYDLSNVEDEINGSVRGSQLVDSSSPLLNDIRRKISSTEVQVKSKLDSLLRNNKIWFSEGFVSIRNGHYTLPVKREYKNQVSGSVVDMSQSGSTYFIEPSAVRKMHEELGILHIEEENEVRRILYVLTALVEEHLPLIHINIEAMESLDFIFSKAKLSIAMKAVPLPVSSERKIVIKAGRHPLLKAETIVPLDFHIGGGGGGYKGIIITGPNTGGKTVALKTIGLLSLMAQSGLHVPAETGCFTMNSYVLCDIGDGQSITENLSTFSSHMTNIIKILQLADEDSLVLLDELGSGTDPAEGMGLAVAILEELIGKNCLFVATTHYPEIKEFAKSVPGLINARMGFDLQSLLPLYKLEIGEAGESCALYIARCLGLPMKMIERASLAAYGDRTTAFVENSNNIGTPPKEMKKREMPDKRIRKQDIKNTRNNPRSMRFNKGDSVMVYPQKMIGIVYQKANEKGEIGVQMKNKKLLINHKRLKLHVPASELYPEDYDFSIIFETVENRKKRHQMERKHDPQTIIETSD; encoded by the coding sequence ATGAATAATAAAATGTATGAAACGCTAGAATTTAATAAAGTACTTGGTATTCTTGAGGAATATGCCTTATGTGAACGGGTTAAGTCCAAAATCAGGAATCTCGAGCCATACCTATCAGAAAGTGAAGTGAAAAGACATTTAAATGAAACAACTGAGGCAAAGCTGATTATGGAGCACTATGGTACCCCTCCCCTTTCAGCAATGAATGATCTTGATAAATTTCTGGTTTTAGCAGACAAGGGAACACTTCTAATGCCGGAACAACTGAGTAATATCGCACAGTTTTTTGCATCTTGCAGGAGGTTAAAAGCATACCTAAAAAAAGCCGAAGGATCTTTTACAGCAGTAGCCTCATATGGAAAATCTATTTACGACTTGTCAAATGTTGAAGATGAAATAAATGGGTCGGTACGCGGTTCTCAGCTTGTTGACAGTTCATCCCCACTGCTTAATGACATTAGAAGAAAAATATCAAGCACAGAAGTACAGGTTAAATCCAAGCTTGATTCACTTCTCCGCAATAATAAAATTTGGTTTTCCGAGGGTTTTGTATCCATACGCAACGGGCATTATACACTGCCTGTGAAAAGAGAATACAAAAACCAGGTGAGCGGTTCGGTTGTCGATATGTCACAAAGCGGAAGCACTTATTTTATTGAGCCATCCGCTGTAAGAAAAATGCATGAAGAGCTGGGCATATTGCACATTGAAGAGGAAAACGAGGTTAGACGCATACTGTATGTTTTGACAGCTCTTGTAGAAGAGCATTTGCCGCTTATTCATATAAATATTGAAGCCATGGAAAGCCTTGACTTCATTTTCTCCAAAGCAAAACTCAGCATAGCAATGAAGGCTGTTCCACTGCCCGTTTCCAGTGAAAGAAAAATAGTAATCAAGGCAGGCCGACACCCGCTATTGAAAGCAGAAACCATAGTCCCTCTTGATTTTCATATTGGGGGAGGTGGGGGAGGTTACAAAGGCATCATAATAACCGGCCCAAACACTGGAGGAAAAACTGTTGCACTAAAAACCATAGGTCTATTATCTCTGATGGCCCAAAGCGGTCTGCATGTTCCTGCAGAGACCGGGTGCTTCACAATGAATAGTTATGTGTTGTGTGATATCGGAGATGGCCAAAGTATTACTGAAAACCTTTCAACATTTTCATCCCATATGACAAATATTATAAAGATACTGCAGTTGGCAGATGAAGACTCACTGGTCTTGCTGGATGAACTGGGCTCAGGAACAGATCCTGCTGAAGGGATGGGGCTTGCTGTTGCTATCCTGGAAGAGTTGATAGGCAAAAACTGCCTGTTTGTTGCAACCACTCATTACCCTGAAATAAAGGAATTTGCCAAATCAGTACCTGGTCTCATAAATGCAAGAATGGGCTTCGACCTGCAAAGCCTGTTGCCTTTATACAAGTTGGAAATCGGCGAGGCAGGTGAGAGCTGTGCTTTATACATAGCAAGGTGCTTAGGGCTTCCTATGAAAATGATTGAACGGGCAAGTCTAGCTGCATATGGTGATAGAACTACAGCTTTTGTAGAAAATTCCAATAACATTGGTACTCCTCCCAAGGAAATGAAGAAAAGAGAAATGCCTGACAAAAGAATTCGGAAGCAGGATATCAAAAATACCAGGAACAACCCACGAAGTATGAGATTTAATAAAGGCGACAGCGTTATGGTTTATCCTCAAAAAATGATTGGAATTGTATATCAAAAGGCAAATGAAAAGGGCGAAATTGGAGTGCAAATGAAAAACAAGAAGCTTTTGATCAATCATAAAAGACTAAAGCTGCATGTGCCTGCAAGTGAGCTTTATCCTGAAGATTATGACTTCTCAATTATATTTGAAACGGTGGAAAACCGCAAGAAAAGGCATCAAATGGAACGCAAACATGATCCTCAAACAATAATTGAAACAAGTGACTGA
- a CDS encoding ABC transporter ATP-binding protein has translation MNIIHTKNLNKLYTRFEKEEGLKGSIKSLFDRKKITKAAVNHFNLDVNQGEFIGLIGPNGAGKTTLMKILTGIISPTSGEISVLGYMPNELKNEYKKQFAIVMGQKSQLFQDISAADTFLLLKEIYDIPEAQYRKNLSYFTELFAVQDYLNVQVRTLSLGERMKMELIAALLHSPQILFLDEPTIGLDAVAQKQIRSFLREVNRNNGTTILLTSHYMEDIKSLCGRCVVINSGSKIYDGSLEMLFNSYQTHKLITVTFDESTSYRPNLDIQIIEENPYKLSFMAHRKDVRCIIGTILNKCEVNDISIEEEDIGNVVERIYSDKGCEVL, from the coding sequence ATGAATATAATACACACAAAAAATCTTAATAAATTGTATACTCGTTTTGAAAAGGAAGAAGGCCTGAAAGGCAGTATTAAAAGTTTGTTTGACAGGAAAAAAATCACAAAGGCTGCTGTAAACCATTTTAATCTTGATGTTAATCAAGGTGAATTTATCGGGTTAATAGGCCCAAATGGTGCGGGAAAAACTACCCTTATGAAAATTCTGACCGGGATAATCTCTCCTACATCAGGTGAAATTTCCGTATTGGGGTATATGCCTAATGAACTGAAAAATGAATATAAAAAGCAATTCGCAATTGTTATGGGACAAAAAAGCCAGTTATTTCAGGATATATCTGCCGCAGATACATTTTTGCTTCTTAAGGAAATATATGATATCCCAGAAGCTCAGTATCGTAAAAACCTTAGTTATTTTACTGAACTTTTTGCTGTTCAGGATTATCTAAATGTGCAGGTCAGAACCCTTTCTCTTGGTGAAAGAATGAAAATGGAACTTATAGCTGCACTTTTGCATAGCCCGCAGATACTCTTTCTTGATGAACCTACAATTGGGCTTGATGCTGTTGCTCAAAAACAAATAAGAAGCTTTTTGAGAGAAGTAAACCGCAATAATGGAACAACAATACTCCTTACCAGTCACTACATGGAAGATATAAAAAGCCTATGTGGGAGATGTGTAGTCATAAACAGCGGAAGCAAAATTTATGATGGAAGCCTTGAAATGCTTTTTAACAGTTATCAAACACATAAATTGATAACTGTAACATTTGATGAATCAACATCTTACCGTCCTAATCTTGATATTCAAATAATTGAGGAAAACCCTTACAAACTATCTTTTATGGCACACAGAAAAGATGTCCGCTGTATTATAGGGACTATTTTGAACAAGTGCGAAGTAAATGATATTTCTATTGAGGAAGAGGACATTGGTAATGTTGTTGAGAGAATTTACTCCGATAAAGGATGTGAAGTCCTGTGA
- a CDS encoding ABC transporter permease — MKKYFETSKIIFKTQIAYRFDIIASMVFTISKILLAYVLWKAVFKTQNIVSGFTFDAMLSYYIISSFLTQLDQSSVTGWQIAEEIKNGRFSKYIVKPIGIFRFFTAQTAGRSAFLLLFNLIASLIWIFIFHVSFVISTSIWNILSALVLTLLGLLFMMQVNYFIGILAFKFVDTSIFMMIKDNMVQFITGSLIPLVLLPPEIIRTMSFFPFYYISYLPSMLLLGKNQNEALSGFVILSLWNLAFGILNSTAYKKLKSEYDGVGI; from the coding sequence GTGAAAAAATACTTCGAAACATCAAAGATCATATTCAAAACACAGATAGCCTACCGCTTTGACATTATAGCAAGCATGGTTTTTACAATCTCAAAAATCCTGCTTGCATATGTACTTTGGAAAGCTGTCTTCAAAACGCAAAACATTGTTTCGGGCTTTACCTTCGACGCCATGCTTTCTTATTACATCATCAGTTCATTTTTAACCCAGCTCGATCAGTCCTCAGTTACAGGATGGCAAATTGCTGAAGAGATAAAAAATGGAAGATTCTCAAAATATATTGTAAAGCCTATTGGGATTTTTAGGTTCTTCACAGCCCAGACAGCTGGCAGATCGGCTTTTCTGCTACTATTCAATTTGATTGCGTCATTGATATGGATCTTTATTTTCCATGTGAGCTTTGTAATTAGCACAAGTATTTGGAACATTCTTTCTGCTCTTGTGCTTACACTGCTTGGATTGTTATTTATGATGCAGGTTAACTATTTTATTGGAATACTTGCTTTCAAATTCGTTGATACAAGCATTTTTATGATGATAAAGGATAATATGGTGCAATTTATAACCGGCTCACTCATACCTCTTGTGCTGCTGCCCCCAGAAATAATCAGGACAATGTCATTTTTTCCTTTTTACTATATTTCATATCTTCCTTCCATGCTTCTTCTTGGCAAGAATCAAAATGAGGCTCTTTCGGGTTTTGTTATCCTGTCATTATGGAATTTGGCCTTTGGAATATTAAATTCAACTGCTTATAAAAAACTAAAATCTGAATATGATGGGGTGGGAATATGA